One region of Emys orbicularis isolate rEmyOrb1 chromosome 6, rEmyOrb1.hap1, whole genome shotgun sequence genomic DNA includes:
- the MED18 gene encoding mediator of RNA polymerase II transcription subunit 18, whose amino-acid sequence MEAPPVTMMPVTGGTINMMEYLLQGSVLDQSLESLLHRLRGLCDNMEPETFLDHEMVFLLKGQQASPFVLRARRSMDKTGTPWHLRYLGQPEMGDKNRHALVRNCVDIATSENLTDFLMEMGFRMDHEFVAKGHVFRKGIMKIVVYKIFRILVPGNTDSIEPLSLSYLVELSVVAPAGQDIVSDDMRNFAEQLKPLVHLEKIDPKRLM is encoded by the exons ATGGAGGCCCCACCTGTTACCATGATGCCTGTCACTGGCGGCACCATTAACATGATGGAGTATTTACTCCAAG GAAGTGTTTTGGATCAAAGCCTGGAGAGCCTCCTTCACCGGTTGCGTGGTCTGTGTGACAACATGGAACCTGAGACATTCCTGGACCATGAGATGGTGTTCCTCCTGAAagggcagcaagccagtccctttGTCCTGAGGGCACGGCGCTCCATGGACAAAACTGGCACACCCTGGCACTTGCGCTATTTGGGACAGCCAGAAATGGGAGACAAAAACCGCCATGCTCTGGTGCGCAACTGTGTTGACATCGCTACTTCAGAGAACCTTACTGACTTTCTGATGGAGATGGGCTTCCGGATGGACCACGAGTTTGTCGCCAAGGGCCATGTGTTCCGCAAGGGTATCATGAAGATTGTAGTGTACAAGATCTTCCGCATCCTGGTTCCAGGAAACACGGATAGCATTGAACCCTTGTCTCTCTCCTACCTCGTGGAGCTGAGTGTTGTAGCTCCTGCAGGACAAGACATAGTTTCTGATGACATGCGAAACTTTGCTGAGCAGCTAAAGCCCTTAGTTCATCTGGAGAAAATTGACCCCAAAAGGCTCATGTGA